The DNA window ACCAGGAGATGCTATCGCACTTCAGCTTTACCTTTGGTGCCTCTTCTCCTGAGCAGATTGAAGAGGATGACTTCTTTGGCGTCAGCCCTTGCTGCACACGAGCTCCCAGCGTTGTCAACTTCTCCCTGGAAGGTGACAGCGAAAGCGACGATCagacttcatcatcttcatcctctatCAAATCATCCTAGTCAATTTCCTGAATTGGGAAAgccgatgatgatggatgggCGGGCATGCGGGCACGCCGATAGTCGACAGGGGCGAAAGCTGGAAGAGTTCTAGAACGCCAGCTTAACGCCGCCCGCCACCAAAAGTTCAACGACATTCAGATTCAACTACCACACCAAGTTGATTTCTGGTTGACTTTTTTGCATTGAGCGATGCATCTTATTCACCTAATTACATCCTTTGGGTTTGTGTCCTGTCAGCATCATTTCACAAACTGGATGATGCAGATCAGCACCTATTCATACCAGAAACGGTACACCAGCTGCAGATCTGACAACACCACAATTCCGCCTCACCTTGCATGGTTCCCCATAATTCTTCCAAGGGGAACAACACAAAATAGACAACCAAAACAAAAGCAGTGCGCATTGGCTGTCTTTCTATCATCGAGGCTTAGTCCTCGACGACGGTGTCTCGGGCACCATGGAAAAACCGCATGAAGTTATTTGAAACGCCACGATATGTGGTATGATTGGCATATTGGATTTAGCGATTTGGTACATGGAGTTTTTGCATATCATGATGGTCCTGCGATGGGCAGATAGACCAGACACGGGCGTTACAAATTTGATAGACCAATAAAAGTCTACACTTGTTTTACAATCAATTTTGAACTCAGCAAAGTGATATTGTCCCACGTATGTTGCCTGACTTAGATTGAATAGCGAATGAGTAATGAGTAAGCCAGCAAGTATTTGGTGTTTTCTTTCCTATGTCGTTATGCCCATTTACTCTTCTATCGGAGTTTAGATCTGCCTTTCAGATCTGGGATCACATGATGACTGCATATATCGACTTATGACAGAGGTGTTCACTATTCCATAATATAGCACATGATTTGGCAATTAATCAAAGAACTTTTATATTGGAGCGTATGGAAAGGACCATTCTGCATATTACGCCGGTTTCTCGCAGACCATCTCTAAGTTTACGCCATACTAACTATTCGAATTGGTAGCATCAATACGCCTGGAATGAAGAACTAATTCCGTGCATCGTGGAACATGTATTATACAGAGACATAGAGTATATGGGCGATGATTGTAATATCACTATGTGCTCTATCGTTACTATCGCTGCCAGTGTCGGCCGTTTGCACTGCCGAAGCAGTCACCGCTCTCGGTATTAAAGTATACTACCTGGACCGAATTACACATTTTTTTCATCCATGCGGAGGTTGTTCATTTTCTTCATAAATCTCAAATATCCAATGTGCCACAGTTTGTTGCCTGCCATTCACTCGGGACGGTTAGCTAGCTCCTCGCGTCACTTGCGGGAAGGAGCGATTCGACGCTGCCACGGGCGCCTGCTGTAAACTCACAACGAGGCCGTGATTAACCCCGTTTCGTCCCGTCTCTATTAAACGTCGATTTACAGAAGCTTCTTCACTTGAAGTCAGTTCTGCTTGGACCCCGCTCAACCATCCCTCCACCCTTTACCGACACCAGTGTCCTCTCACAATTTATCCCCGCCGTATCAACAAACGTTTTCGTATATATCGCCGACACAAGACTCGCGCGACGTTGCTATCATGTCGAGCAAGTCTTGGTACTCCCTCAAGTCCAAGGCAGTCCACACCCGGTATGGCTTAACCAGAAACATCCAGGTCCTCCTTCAAGGCCTGGAGAGCTTCCACACGGGAATCATCGATGCGAGAGAGCTGGGAAGCATGGTTCGACTGAGCCCTAAACGCCGGGAATCCGTCGCCGCAACGATAGCCAAATGTGCTCGTATGATCAACAAAGACCCCCAAGAATCCAAGACATGCGTCGACATCATAGAGATGTGTACTGAAATCCTCGAGATTGCTGGTAAGTGAGATCAAGATCACTGCCGTCTGGAACAATCCATCGGGAAAGCCAAAACAGCAAATGACTTTTGTAATAGACCGTCCGCCGCCTATCGACAGTTTCCCTTTCATGAAACTGCCTGCCGAGATCCGCGAATACATCGTCGATTTGATGGTCGACACCGTTTACAGAGGGAAAGCCATTAAACCTGGTGCACGAAAAGTGAGCTGCAATTGCCCAAAGATCGAGCGCGACTATGAGGGCTTCCAGTCTCCTCAAATGAAGGCATTGCCATCTATACTCGGTCCAGCACTCAACCAAGAATTTTTCCGCATCTTCTTTCGTAAGAAGACTGTCCGTTTCCGCTGCTGCTGCGAGCTGCTTCACcacctcaacaacaacccaCTGCTTGTACATAATGTCCGCGACATCAAAGTTCACTGGTGTGGACCAACGTCAGCAACGACTTTCAAGAAACTGGCCGAATGCGACAGGCTCGAGTCCCTCACAATCAGCATTTCCAAATCCACCCTTGCGTACCTCAGTCCACGAACCGATTTGATGAAGACGTTCTTCCCCCTCACCTACCGCCATGTCAGAATAACGGACATCCTTGGACTGGATGAGCTTTTGACCGTACGAGGCCTGAAAGAGGTGGCGGTTGTCCACGTTCAGTCCAAGAGCACGAACCTAACCGTGGAAACGGACAGAGCCAATCTTTCAGAGCTACTAGCTCATCAACTCAAAAAAGACAAGGTGTGTTTgccaaaaaaacaaaaacgaAAAAAAGGAGATTGTTCCAGTGACGCTGACAACCAGAAGGGTTACGATCCTCTCGAGGAATTCTAGCTTACTATAACATCGGTTGTTAGAAGGATAACAGCGATtgttattttaataagcaaGCGAGGCATGATGGATGGTTTCCAATTTTGATCGGAGTTTGGAGCATACGGGATAAGAACACTAGGGGTCCTCACGGACGGCATTTGCCAGCTGGGGTAACGATGAAGCATAGATATTATTGCACAAAACAGATCAGGATGATGTAGAGATAGATGTAACAACTGATAAATTACGGAAGACTCCATTTGGTGAAAACACAAAAGATTCCGTACTCAAAAAGCGTTGCTGAAttggtcttgtcttgtaCCTAAACCGAAGTAAAGGCATCCGGCTCAAGATCAGCCGTTGAACTGGACTGACCGAGCAATGGAAAAAGACGATTGAGTTTGGTGCCATCGCAAACGACACATGTGTAGAAACTTACCTTGGAGGTACTCGATAGCTTAAACGCCTTGTATTGAACTCAATTCAGAGTCAAAAAGTTCCTCAATATGCCCGATCGCAGGGCGTTGGAGCTTGATTGCTTCACAAACATTTCGGAACCAAGTTTGACAGAGCAGATGGAAAATTTGTAAGATGCAACAAGCGATGAGCACGTGATACATGTACCCATTGTAGCTAGCGCTCATTGCCCAAGCACCAATGAGCACCGAGATGAGATGATCCCCAGACAACCTAACTCAGCGCCTGTAGTGTTGGCCCAAGCGGGCATGTGTGGTATTATAACACCAAGCACCGAATCGTGAACTTGAGTCTGGGATAAGCCGCCGGCTCGTTTATATTCGCGTTGGTGTTCCCATCTCATGGACGAAGGTACTAATGATGAGCACTGCGGTGGCTAGGTACCTTGTCTCTGTTAACCCTGCATGTGGAAAGTATCCATCGTTGGTCTTGCTGCTGGGCTTGCGGAGTGGGACATCAATACACCCAGGCTGGGCAAACAACCTCGCATCCGGAGTCCTTTGTCGGCCTGTGAGTCTCTTCTTTaatgcttcttctccttctcctttttaataagtattatttttctgAATGGAATATGGTATGAGGATATGTGTTATCAGAGACAGACCACCAGTCTACGATTTGCATTAGCTTACGGTCGTCTCTAGGGCCTGTTCTTCGTATTGTAATGTTTGAATCACTCTTGTAGATTATGCTTATCGTAGAATAGAACTCTTCATGAGACTGTACTATGGTAGCCTGTGTACGACGCCTTTTGAAGCTCTTCCTGTTGTGGGGGACTTGGACGGTAAATGTCTGTACTAGGACGCTCATGCCCCTAGCGATTATATATCCTCGTTAAGGAAGGGCATAGCCGCCTGCCTGAGCAGCAAGCTACGGAACAGCGGGATCCTGATTTTAGTTACTCATGTCAGGATCAGGCGCGAAATATAGTTGTTACTGTGGCCGATTATACGTAACACTCCATTCCCGTATGGTCGGGCTTGGTAGCTGGCCCTCCAGCTGGGCGATCACTTACATAGTAGGCATCGTGTGTGGTGTGTGTTGGTTTCAGGTCGACCATGATGTGTTAGACAATTAATAAGGCAGAATAAATAAAAGCAGAGACGCAGGGATATTGCGCCGTGTGCCTGTCCCTTCTGTAGCTAGAGGATAATGAGACCCACGGTCTATGATCTGAATTCTCTTCATGGTGTTGATGTACCCATAGTTCCTGATTAAGACGCTCCTCATATAAGTGACATTTATATACAGATGGTTGGCGATCGATCTATGATTCCGGTGCGGGTACACTGTGAACAACAAGAGTGGCAAGGGGCTTCTGGTAAGTTCAAACAAAAATAGTTACAATATGTGCCATCAGTCTAATGAGAAATAGTCCCGCCGTAAGGCCATTCGACGGGCCACGACGGCGTGGGGAGTGCCGAGACCATCCAGTAAGACAGAACACGAGTATTTACAATATAACATCAGTATAACGAAACATAGTCTCGGAGACAGGCCACCTGGGCCGTCCCTCGATGCCTAGGTCCTGGCGACGACACCAAGACCAGTCCTACAGTATCAATAACCCTGACAATGGGGAAAACGCCACTCCTGGAGGCCGCGGTACAGATTCTACAAATAGCGATAAATACCAAGGTCATGCCCCCTGGCAGGGAAAATTGAGGACAATGAAGTCGTTCGGTTGAGATGAATGCGTAAGCCCCTGTTAAGCACCGCAGGGCACAAGTAGACATAGTATGCACTTAGAAAGTTGAAAGGAGTGATTGACATATTTCAACAAAACAGAAATCTAAACCGTTATCATGAGTAAAGTCAATTGCCGTATCCGTTGCAATGAGTAGGCGTAGACATTGTCAGTTTTCACGCACTCACCTTCTCTACCAATAGCCTTACTTACGCTCCGCTATACTTGATATTCAACTAAACATATTTGAAACATTCAAAATTAACTGATTGTACGAATTGTTGCGCGATCAGGTAGTGTGACTATTGCATGGTCTGCTTGTGTCATTCGACTGTGGCtctatctattaatattaatgaCAGACAGAAGCAGATGATCCTGGTCTAGAGACTCAAGCAGACTCAAGTCTAATATTTCTCCTGCTTCTTTGAATTCCGATGCTGGATTTCAAACTAGATAGAAATAGAGGAGTGACAGCCTTCTTTATAGGTATTTATGCAACCACATCAGGACCACAACATGGACACTCACCAACGAAAATATATTCATATGTATACTAGCCGTAAGGTACACAACTGCAAGTTCTCCAATAGAAGCCCTCTCATATGACCCCGGCCAAATGCTTTAGATGGCACTCTCTGGTCGCCGCATGTCTCAGGATCAAGCTGGATTACGACGATGAAGCATGTGCAATGCAAGCCACTTGTGAGCGTCAAAAGTCATAATAGCAACCATCAATACTAGGAGTGACTGTATGGCTAAGCGTCATACTATCAGTCTACAGTAGTAGAGCCTAGTTACTCACCACGTCGTTTGTAAGAAATCTTGGATCTCAAGGTTATAAATAACATGGTATACGTTTCCTCACGCCACAGACCAGTGGTCTCAGCCAATTATAGCTTCACAAGCCACTGCTTCCTCTATAAAAGGTAGAATCCCATTGTATTCTCGACCGGCTCATCCCCATCTTATCATACTCTCATCAATCTTGAAAGTGGGTGAgttttgttattgttgttgttttcttTGCCTTTAATATAGGAAGCGGGCATCATCAGTGGTTGTAATCAGCTCCAGTTTGTCTACCTCGAGGTCTGTGTGCCTAGGTATTCGCAGGCACTGCAATTTTCTGTCTTTGTTAATATGTTTTCTGTCTTTTTCATATGAGTAGGGGGttctttttgtctctttATACAACTTTGTCTGGGTTGTTGCCTTCTTTCTCGCCAATTCGGTTTCTTGCCTCTCGTCTATCCATTAGGAATTAACAAAATTTCAACGTTTTAATGTTCTAGACTTGTATAACTTTCTAAATAATGTGGATCCATCGGATGTTTCAACGACAATGAACTTTTTACCAACAAGAATGGAGCTGGTACATGCGACAAGAAATAATAACAGAGTTACCTCCTAAGAAACATTCTGACAAGCTAATGGCGGTTCTCGCCCCATCAAGATATCACAAGTTTGGCAAACTCCCTTCTACTATTCAACTCGAGAATACAGTAAATTCCACATAGGACAAATCACAACTAAACAGTTACTTCTAAAAAATTGAAGTTCTTTTGGGTAGACAATATCTGAAGTAGAACAAGGGAAGCTAGTTATTGTTTTTCTGAGGTTTAATGCAATACGCTCATTAAAAAATGCGGCGAGCACGGGGAAGCTATTGAAGGATACCACGAAATGAACAAACTAGGTTAATAGTTTGATGTGCAGCCTTATCAAGATGATCAATAACTGTCTCATTGAAAGCTGTAGGGCTCGTATGGAGACATATTGGTGTTATGTTTCTCAACCAGGTACGTACCCGGTATCCCCACTTTCGGCGAAACTACATCTTTTTTCCGATTTCCGCTTGCCCTAAGTATCACCTGCAATTCACACAGACTTTCTCGCTTTTTATCTAACTACTCCGATCATTGAACACACGATCGACCCTGAGCAACTGGACCGCCAAAGTTGCCCATCATGTCGCTCGTCTCGGGAGAGAAGTCGAACTTCCAGTTCGTAAGTCATCCCCTATAGCATCGCAATCTCGAAAACGAAttcaacatcgtcaacgCCGCTCGAAGAACCGCTCTCGCGCCACCCGACCGGCGTCTGGCGCACCGAAATCGATTGACGGGAAAATCATCAGAAATAACATGTGCTAACCACGACCAGATTCTCCGTCTTCTCAACACCAATGTTGACGGAAAGCAGAAGGTTATGTACGCCTTGACCAAGATCAAGGGTGTCGGTCGCCGATACTCTAACTTGGTCTGCAAGAAGGCCGATGTCGATCTGAACAAGCGGTACGATCTCCTGCGCACAAACCACGATATTCTCAAAAATACTAATAACCTTATAGCGCTGGTGAGCTCACCTCCGAAGAGCTCGAGCGAATCGTCACCATCCTCCAGAACCCCACCCAGTACAAGATCCCTACATGGTTCATCAACCGACAGCGCGATATCGTCGATGGCAAGGACTCCCACATCCTTGCTAACGGTGTCGACTCCAAGCTCCGTGAGGATCTCGAGCGCCTCAAGAAGATCCGCGCTCACCGTGGTCTTCGACACTACTGGGGTCTCCGTGTCCGTGGTCAGCACACCAAGACCACCGGTCGCCGTGGCAGGACCGTCGGTGtctccaagaagaagggtggTTAAACTATTTATCGGTGTTGGTTATGGGTGGACAGGCGTGACGGCTGGTTTCTCCATCTTTCTGGGCATTCTGAGGGATTTGCTTTCCAGCATATGCAGCTATGGCTGTACTCTAGATCAGAGTCACGAATCAAAAGCATTCAAGTAAAATCTTTATCATGGGAAAGGGGAGATGTGTTATGGCAAAGCCATGTGAAGCTTATGGTCAAACGAAGTCCACGAAAAAGGTCAAGAAATGAATGGCGTTTCGCCTCAGCGATGGAAAAGATACCAAATGATTCTAGGGAAGGGTATCATGATTTCTTTTTAAGCTACTCGGGTGTTTCTTTTGTGTGATTAGTCCTCGTGTGTCACAGCCATATCCAAAACTTCCACTCGTCCTTGCCCCTTGGTCTCATTGCCAATAAAGTCAGACAAGGGCTTAAAAGCTCCAGGCTCAACGAAGCCTACCACTTCCCATTCCGATCCAACGACATCCTGGCTCTCAACCTGCTCAACGTAACTAAGAATCTTGTCCTTGACAGTACCAATGGCCTTTTGCTcgccctcttcttccttgttCGCGCCCTTTGGTGCTTTAATGGCTTGCTTGAGAACATTGGTGGTACAAGCGATACGTAGTCTCATGCGCGCCCTCGCGACGGGGATGGGTTGATGGGCGATGAGAGCCTTTATGGCTTCAAGTGCTTGACTCTTTGCGCTCTTGGTCGTATTGACACCAGTCCAGTTGTGTTGGGATCGGGGCTTGGCCTCTCCGGCCTCTCCAGTCGCAGGAGTTCCTGTGGCGCTTCCTGCGGCACTCTTGTCGGGTGTAGCGTTGTGAGCCTGGGAGCTGAGCATGTCAAGAGCCTTCTCGATCATGCCAGACGTATAAACGCGCTTGGTCCTTGGGTCAACCAGTTTACTGGCGACTATACTGACGACTTCGTTATGCACACGCTCTGTCTGCGCAGCGCGTTCTTTCTCGCCAACTTGCATCTCGCCCTTCTTCAGAATCTCGAGGATGATGTCGTCCGTAGACTTGCCCTTGCCGAAAGACTTGTCGAGGTCCTCACGAGGCGCTGTCTGGCCCTTTGAGACATTAAGGAAGACGTTTGGGATCTGGAGAACATTGTCGAG is part of the Fusarium poae strain DAOMC 252244 chromosome 4, whole genome shotgun sequence genome and encodes:
- a CDS encoding hypothetical protein (BUSCO:41331at5125), producing the protein MSRQIQQPSNQIKLTNVSLVRLKKGKKRFELACYKNKVLEWRSGIESDLDNVLQIPNVFLNVSKGQTAPREDLDKSFGKGKSTDDIILEILKKGEMQVGEKERAAQTERVHNEVVSIVASKLVDPRTKRVYTSGMIEKALDMLSSQAHNATPDKSAAGSATGTPATGEAGEAKPRSQHNWTGVNTTKSAKSQALEAIKALIAHQPIPVARARMRLRIACTTNVLKQAIKAPKGANKEEEGEQKAIGTVKDKILSYVEQVESQDVVGSEWEVVGFVEPGAFKPLSDFIGNETKGQGRVEVLDMAVTHED
- the RPS18 gene encoding ribosomal 40S subunit protein S18B (BUSCO:54556at5125); translated protein: MSLVSGEKSNFQFILRLLNTNVDGKQKVMYALTKIKGVGRRYSNLVCKKADVDLNKRAGELTSEELERIVTILQNPTQYKIPTWFINRQRDIVDGKDSHILANGVDSKLREDLERLKKIRAHRGLRHYWGLRVRGQHTKTTGRRGRTVGVSKKKGG